CGCGCCGACAGTTTAGCTCGCAAGCTACTGCGCTCGAGAAGTTTAACAAGTACTCCTCGATCCTGACTAGCTCAAAGTCTCAGGGTGCTTCGCAAGCCATGTTGTACGCTACGGGGTTCAAAGATGATGATTTCTCCAAGGCACAGGTCGGAGTCGGTTCTGTTTGGTGGACGGGAAACCCGTGCAACATCCATCTGATGGACCTAAACAACCGATGCAGTGAGTCTGTTAACAAGGCCGGCTTGAAAGCCATGCAGTTCAACACCATTGGTGTCTCGGACGGTATCAGTATGGGTACCACCGGTATGCGTTACTCACTGCAAAGTCGTGAAGTTATTGCCGATTCCTTTGAAACCATGATAATGGCCCAACACTATGACGCCTGTATCGGTATTCCATCTTGTGACAAGAACATGCCTGGTGTTCTTATTGGCTTTGCTAGACACAACAGACCGTCCATCATGGTGTACGGTGGTACAATTCTTCCAGGTTCAGGAACCTGCTCAGGCGTTCCAGAGCAGCTTGACGTTGTGTCTGCTTTCCAGTCGTACGGACAGTATTTGAGCAAAACCATAAACGAAGAACAAAGAAAGGATATCGTGCGGCACGCTTGTCCCGGTCCAGGATCTTGTGGTGGTATGTACACTGCCAACACCATGGCCTCTGCTGCAGAAGTGATGGGTATGTCTCTTCCaggctcttcttctgccCCTGCCGTGTCGAAAGAGAAGATGATCGAGTGCGACAACATTGGAGAGTCTATGAAGACTCTGCTCCGTTCAGGATTGACTCCTCTGGACATCATGACCAGACCTGCGTTTGAAAACGCTATTGCATACGTGATTGCCACCGGAGGGTCTACCAATGCTGTCTTGCATCTGCTGGCTATTGCCAATTCCGCTAATGTCGACCTCACAATCGATGACTTCCAGGCCATTTCGGAAAAGACCCCATTGCTCGGAGACTTCAAGCCTTCTGGAAAATACGTGATGGCCGACTTGCAGAAGTTCGGTGGAACTCCTGCTGTGATGAAGTATCTGCTGAAAGAGGGCATTTTGAATGGTGATGTTCCAACTGTCACTGGTAAAACTATGAAGgagaatttggagaaattccCGGAGCTTCCTGTTGACCAGGATATCATCCGTCCAGTTTCCAACCCAATCAAGCCAAGAGGACACTTGCAGATCCTGAAAGGATCGCTTGCCCCTGGTGGAGCTGTTGCTAAGATCACTGGTAAGGAGGGAACCTACTTCAAAGGAAAGGCTAGAgtgtttgaggaagagCAAGGATTTATCGAGGCTCTTGAGCGTGGGGAAATCAAGAAGGGCGAAAAAACCGTCTGTGTGATCCGTAACGAGGGCCCTAAGGGAGGTCCAGGTATGCCAGAAATGCTGAAGCCTTCATCTGCTCTAATGGGTTACGGTCTTGGTAAGGATGTTGCGCTGCTGACAGACGGACGTTTCTCTGGTGGATCGCACGGATTCTTAATTGGACATATTGTcccagaagctgttgagGGAGGACCAATCGGACTGGTCAAGGATGGAGATATCATTGTCATCGACTCAGACAACAACTCCATCGACATCCTGGTGTCAGAAGAGGAGCTCGCGGAGAGAAGAAAGCACTGGAAACGTCCTGCGCCAAGATACACGAGGGGCACTCTGCACAAATACTCGAAGCTTGTTTCCGACGCCTCCAAGGGATGTGTCACCGACCTTTAATAGAGGAGCATGCTTTACTGTTCTAGAACGAACATTAAACTTTtacatttatttattgcaaACTATATATCCCGAAGGAATAGTTGAGAATAAGATCTAATCAAGGCTGTGTAATTATCTTTATAATTTTGTTTATGTCAAGCGAGCGAATAAACGAGGGAGAATCCACTCTCGACACCTCTGTCCCGCCCCAATTGGACGTACCTGATAGGCAGGATGATATTTCGAATACAAGTTTGCCTCCCGTGACAACAAAGCCCCGCAAAATCACGTTGACTAAATATACTATCTACGTTACCACGCAAAGAATGTACATAGTTGGCAGCAATGGCCGCGAAACAGTGTTTAGGATCATGGAAATTGATCTCACCTCTGGGGATAAGCTGATTATCATGGAAGACAATGTATACTTTACCAGAAACGAGATTATGGACGTTCTCAACGGACTGGAAGAGAGCAGCGAGGGCGGTCTCAGCAAAAAGATTACTGCTGTGGGACTGCTGGGGTTTATAAAATTCACGAAGCACTACTATCTGTGTGTGGTGACAAAAAGACGGCCAGTGGCGATACTTGGAGGATACTATCTGTACCACATTGATGCTACCGAGCTAATTCCCGTTGCCAGCAACCCTAAGCGGCCAGATCGAAACTCGGAAGAAGCACGCTACATCTCTACGTTTCAAAATATCGACCTTGGAAAGACGTTCTACTACAGCTACAATTACGATCTTACCAACACGCTGCAGGTCAATTTTCTGAAGAATAAAAGGCAGTCGCTAGGTCTGAACAAACAGGACCTTGCCAAAACATTCGAGTACCACGATCGCTTTGTGTGGAACTCGTTTTTGCTGAAGCCTGTTTTCAAGACGTTTGACCGTGTGTACGACTGGTTCCAGCCGATCATTCACGGTTTTATTGACCAGGTGAATATTTCGATTTTTGACGTTCAGGTATATGTCACCCTTATAGCCCGCAGATCACACCATTTTGCAGGAGCCAGGTTTTTCAAGAGAGGAGTGAACGATCGTGGAGACGTGGCCAATGAAGTGGAGACGGAGCAGATTGTTAGCGACATGCTCACTACTTCTTTCCATGATCCGGAGGGTGGATTCTACAATAATCCTCGGTACACCTCGTTTGTGCAACATAGAGGATCGATTCCGCTTTCGTGGTCTCAAGAAACTGCGCCAAACATACGAATGACGAAGCCCCCAATCGAGATCAACGTCGTCGACCCTTTCTATTCAGCATCCGCACTCCATTTTGATAATCTGTTTAAACGGTACGGAGCACCAGTGCAGATTCTCAATTTGATCAAACAACGAGAAAAGACAGCAAGAGAGACAAAACTACTGCGCGCTTTCGAAGATTGCATAGAGTACCTGAACCAGTTTCTTCctgaaaagaagaaaatcgaCTATACGGCCTGGGATATGTCCAGAGCGTCGAAAAACCGGGGTCAGGACGTTATCGAGTGGCTCGAAAATTACAGTGCAAAAACCCTAGAAACAACAGGTTTCTTCCACAACGGAAAAACGCTTGCACAGACTAAATTACAGCAAGGCATATGCCGTACTAATTGCATTGATTGCCTGGACAGAACTAATACAGCGCAATTTGTGATTGGTAAAAGAGCGCTCGGTCACCAGTTGCATGCCTTGGGGCTTATAAAGGAAAAATACTTGGAGTACGACTCTGACGCAATCAACATTTTGACCGAAATGTTTCACGACCATGGAGACACAATCGCTTTGCAGTACGGGGGCTCACATCTTGTCAACACTCTGCAAACTTACAGAAAAATCAACCAATGGACTTCGCACTCGCGCGATATGATTGAGAGTGTGAAACGGTTTTACAGTAACTCGTTTGTTGACGCGCAACGCCAGGAAGCCATAAATTTGTTCTTGGGTAATTATGTCTACGAGAAAGGACTCCCAATGCTTTGGGACCTAAACACTGATTACTATCTGCACAATGACTATTATGGAGTTCTTCTAAATTACAAACCAAGTTATACACATTGGTATTCAGACTGCCATCTTGAAGCCCCTGACTGCGGCAAGGATGATGGACTTATCGTGCCGAAAATCGACCCTTATCCAGGATGTTTCGACAACTATTGGAACATAAAGTACGTTCCCCGGGAGCTAACTAGCTTCAGCCAATTATTTGAATTTAACATGAATTCAACTCTTAGATTCAACGACGAACAACCAAAGGACGCTTCCTCCGTGGTTTCAACACAATCAACAATGAATAAGGTCAAAGAGACGAAGAACAAAGCAAAGCAGCGGATTCAGAAGCTAGCCTTGacggaaaaaaatagcatTTCCAACTTTTCGGAGTACGAATATGAGGGATATGTGTCGCCGTTCAAGTCAAGAAAGCCACACCGGGAACTCCATTTCTTTGATCTGGAAGATATGGGTAATAACACGCAACCTCTCGAGTCCATAGAGCCAGAGTCCGAAGATCTTTTGGAGTTTTACCGTCATCAGTTCGAGCAACTGAGGTTGTCGGACCAACAGCGAGCAACTCGaatcgacaagatcaacgagGCAGTTGAAGACCTCATTCTTCCGAGAAAGGAGCTCCCAGTTGTTGACCTCACAACTAATGAGCTTCTCGGTGTATCGGATAGTGATTCACTATTTGATACCGTAAGTGTCGCGACGGGAAGCACCGATTTCGAAGTGGCTTGCCAACAATACTCCAATCGAACTCCAGTGCTGTCCgttgaaaatcaacagTGCTACGAGAAGTGTGTGAACCTTGACTTGCGGGTAAACGATGAGCTGACGTTTGATGATGTTTTGGATACAAGCTCGAAAGTGGACTTTTAAGATTGTTTCTCTGTCTGGGCTCTTTGAATGGCTTTCACACATTCGATGGTGTTTTGTAGAGTGTCTGACTTGATCC
The sequence above is a segment of the Ogataea parapolymorpha DL-1 chromosome I, whole genome shotgun sequence genome. Coding sequences within it:
- a CDS encoding Dihydroxy-acid dehydratase, mitochondrial, which translates into the protein MLKHISHVPSTFSRRQFSSQATALEKFNKYSSILTSSKSQGASQAMLYATGFKDDDFSKAQVGVGSVWWTGNPCNIHLMDLNNRCSESVNKAGLKAMQFNTIGVSDGISMGTTGMRYSLQSREVIADSFETMIMAQHYDACIGIPSCDKNMPGVLIGFARHNRPSIMVYGGTILPGSGTCSGVPEQLDVVSAFQSYGQYLSKTINEEQRKDIVRHACPGPGSCGGMYTANTMASAAEVMGMSLPGSSSAPAVSKEKMIECDNIGESMKTLLRSGLTPLDIMTRPAFENAIAYVIATGGSTNAVLHLLAIANSANVDLTIDDFQAISEKTPLLGDFKPSGKYVMADLQKFGGTPAVMKYLLKEGILNGDVPTVTGKTMKENLEKFPELPVDQDIIRPVSNPIKPRGHLQILKGSLAPGGAVAKITGKEGTYFKGKARVFEEEQGFIEALERGEIKKGEKTVCVIRNEGPKGGPGMPEMLKPSSALMGYGLGKDVALLTDGRFSGGSHGFLIGHIVPEAVEGGPIGLVKDGDIIVIDSDNNSIDILVSEEELAERRKHWKRPAPRYTRGTLHKYSKLVSDASKGCVTDL
- a CDS encoding Polyphosphoinositide phosphatase is translated as MSSERINEGESTLDTSVPPQLDVPDRQDDISNTSLPPVTTKPRKITLTKYTIYVTTQRMYIVGSNGRETVFRIMEIDLTSGDKLIIMEDNVYFTRNEIMDVLNGLEESSEGGLSKKITAVGLLGFIKFTKHYYLCVVTKRRPVAILGGYYLYHIDATELIPVASNPKRPDRNSEEARYISTFQNIDLGKTFYYSYNYDLTNTLQVNFLKNKRQSLGLNKQDLAKTFEYHDRFVWNSFLLKPVFKTFDRVYDWFQPIIHGFIDQVNISIFDVQVYVTLIARRSHHFAGARFFKRGVNDRGDVANEVETEQIVSDMLTTSFHDPEGGFYNNPRYTSFVQHRGSIPLSWSQETAPNIRMTKPPIEINVVDPFYSASALHFDNLFKRYGAPVQILNLIKQREKTARETKLLRAFEDCIEYLNQFLPEKKKIDYTAWDMSRASKNRGQDVIEWLENYSAKTLETTGFFHNGKTLAQTKLQQGICRTNCIDCLDRTNTAQFVIGKRALGHQLHALGLIKEKYLEYDSDAINILTEMFHDHGDTIALQYGGSHLVNTLQTYRKINQWTSHSRDMIESVKRFYSNSFVDAQRQEAINLFLGNYVYEKGLPMLWDLNTDYYLHNDYYGVLLNYKPSYTHWYSDCHLEAPDCGKDDGLIVPKIDPYPGCFDNYWNIKYVPRELTSFSQLFEFNMNSTLRFNDEQPKDASSVVSTQSTMNKVKETKNKAKQRIQKLALTEKNSISNFSEYEYEGYVSPFKSRKPHRELHFFDLEDMGNNTQPLESIEPESEDLLEFYRHQFEQLRLSDQQRATRIDKINEAVEDLILPRKELPVVDLTTNELLGVSDSDSLFDTVSVATGSTDFEVACQQYSNRTPVLSVENQQCYEKCVNLDLRVNDELTFDDVLDTSSKVDF